GGACCAGGGTCGGCCCTGTCTGCTCGATTTCGGCTTCAACGGCTGGGGTCTTAAATTCGCCGCCAACCACGACAATCAGGTGACCCGCGGCCTGGCGCGCCTGGGCCTTTTCGCCGCGGTGCCCCTGCGCACCGCGGGTCTGATTCTCGAAGGGGGCAGCATCGAAAGCGATGGCCAGGGAACCCTACTCACCACCAGCGAATGCCTGCTCAATCCCAACCGCAATCCGCATCTCGACCGTGCCGGCATTGAATGCGAACTCTCCCGACTGCTCGGCGTCCGGCATTTCCTGTGGCTGGACAACGGTTATCTGGCCGGAGACGACACGGATTCCCACATCGATACCCTGGCGCGTCTTGCCCCTGGTGATACCATCCTGTACGTTCGGTGCGACGACGAAAAGGACGAGCACTTCGCGGCCCTCAACACCATGCGCGGGGAACTGGAAAGTTTTCGCACCCCGGCCGGAACGCCCTACCGCCTGCTGCCCCTGCCCTGGCCTCGGGCACATCATGACGAGGACGGGCAGCGCCTGCCCGCCACCTATGCCAACTTCCTGGTGATCAACGGCGCGGTCCTGGTGCCCACCTACGGCGATCCGCGCGACGAGGAGGCGCTCGCCGTCGTCGGACAGGCCTTTCCCGAACGTGCTATAATCGGCATCGACTGTTCGGCGCTGATCCTTCAGCATGGCTCCTTGCACTGCGTGACCATGCAACTGCCCAAGGGAGTTCTGGCATGAAACCATTGCGCGTCGGCCTGGTTCAGCAGCGGTGCAGCGCGAACCGGGAACAAAATCTATCAAAAAGCGTCGCCGGCATCCGCGATGCGGCCAAACGCGGCGCTCAGCTGGTGGTGCTGCAGGAGTTGCACGCCGGCCTGTATTTCTGCCAGACGGAGGATACCGCCTGCTTCGATCAGGCGGAGCCCATCCCCGGGCCGTCGACGGAACTCTTCGGTGCTCTGGCCCGCGAACTCGACCTGGTGATCGTCACCTCGCTTTTCGAGCGGCGCGCCCCGGGCCTCTACCACAACACCGCGGTGGTCTTCGACCGCGACGGCTCCATGGCCGGCCGGTACCGCAAGATGCACATCCCCGACGATCCGGGCTACTATGAAAAATTCTATTTCACGCCGGGCGATTTGGGTTTTGAGCCCATCCCTACCTCCCTCGGCCGGCTCGGCGTCTTGGTCTGCTGGGATCAGTGGTATCCCGAAGCGGCCCGCCTCATGGCGCTGGCCGGGGCCGACCTGCTCATCTACCCGACCGCCATCGGCTGGGACCCGCGCGACGGCAAAGACGAACAGCAGCGCCAGCGCGAGGCCTGGCTGACCATCCAGCGCGCCCACGCCGTCGCCAATGGGCTTGCGGTCATCAGCGTCAACCGCGTCGGCCTGGAGGAGGATCCCAGCGGCCAATCACCCGGCGCCCTGTTCTGGGGCAGCAGCTTCGTCACCGGCCCTCAGGGCGAATGGATCGCCCGCGCCGGCGTCGAGGACGAGGAAGTTCTGGTGACCGACATCGACCTCGCGCGCAGCGAGGAGGTTCGTCGCATCTGGCCGTTTTTGCGCGACCGCCGCATCGACGCCTATCAGGAGCTGACCAAACGCTATCGCGATTGACCTGAGAAGAGCAACCAACGCAAAAGGGGAGAGTCATCGGACTCTCCCCTTTTGCGTTGGTCTTTAAGGCGGCGCTCAGTCGATGACCGTCACGCGGGTGATGATCACCGGTTCCACGGGCACGTCGTCGTGCCCGGCCGTGCGGGTCGTGGGCTGCTGTTCGATGGTGTAGACCACATCCATGCCGTCGACCACCTTGCCGAACACCGCATAGCCGAAATCCTCGGGCCGGGTGCCGGTATTGTCGAGAAATTTATTGTCCTCGGTGTTGATGAAAAACTGGGCCGTGGCGCTGTCGACCTCGGCGGTTCGGGCCATGGCGATGGTGCCCGTCTTGTTTTTCAGCTTGTTGCGCGCTTCGTTCTCTATGGGCGCTCCTGTCGGCTTTTCCTGCATGTCGGGGGTCAGACCGCCGCCCTGAATCATGAAACCCTTGATGACGCGATGAAAAATCGTGCCGTCGTAGTGCCCGGCACGGGCATAGGCGACGAAATTCGCCACGGAAATCGGCGCCTTTTCGGCATCGAGCTCCAGGATGATTTCGCCCCGGGACGTTTCCATCTGAATGAGAGGATTGGCGTTGCTCATGGTTGATCGACCTCGATGATTGGAATGGTGCGAACACGCCCGAACCGGGCGCGTTCAGCCGAGATAATTGAGTTGAAAATGCATCCGCAGATAATCCTGGAATTTACCGACCTCTTGCAAAGCCAGTTGCAGACGACCGGCTTCCATGCGGTTGAGTTGGTCCAGGGAAATGTAGTTGCTGGGTTCGCGGCCGTCGCGCAAAGCCGCCACCTGGCCGCGCAAACGCAGGTACACCAGAAAATTGTAGCTGGCCTCCAGAGCCTCGAACTGTTTGGGCTCCAGAACACCTGCGTCCAGTAAACCCTTCATGCGCTCACGGGTTCCGCCCTGCATCAGTCCCGCTTCCAGCGCCAGCACCTTGATCCCCTCGGTTATGGCGAAAATGCCCGCCTTTTTCACATCGATCATGCCCGCATAATCACCCTTGCTCTCCGCCTTGATGCGCCCCAGCAGACTCAGAGGCGGCTTGAAACGCAGGACATTGGCGGCGGCGTGGGCGAGAAAGCCCTCGCCGCGTTTGAGGCGCTGCGCGACATGGACTTTAAGGGCTTTCTCAAAACCAGGATCGCCATGCAGGGTGCGCAGATCGAAAAACATGCTGCCGTTGAGGATATTCTCCGGCGTGGCGGT
This is a stretch of genomic DNA from Geoalkalibacter sp.. It encodes these proteins:
- a CDS encoding agmatine deiminase family protein codes for the protein MSLRLPAEWEEQDAVLLAWPHEHSDWAPVLDRVEPVFTEIACHVSRHERLVIVAPRAEPIHGRLAAAGADLGRIQVVELPTNDTWARDFGPITIEDQGRPCLLDFGFNGWGLKFAANHDNQVTRGLARLGLFAAVPLRTAGLILEGGSIESDGQGTLLTTSECLLNPNRNPHLDRAGIECELSRLLGVRHFLWLDNGYLAGDDTDSHIDTLARLAPGDTILYVRCDDEKDEHFAALNTMRGELESFRTPAGTPYRLLPLPWPRAHHDEDGQRLPATYANFLVINGAVLVPTYGDPRDEEALAVVGQAFPERAIIGIDCSALILQHGSLHCVTMQLPKGVLA
- a CDS encoding carbon-nitrogen hydrolase; its protein translation is MKPLRVGLVQQRCSANREQNLSKSVAGIRDAAKRGAQLVVLQELHAGLYFCQTEDTACFDQAEPIPGPSTELFGALARELDLVIVTSLFERRAPGLYHNTAVVFDRDGSMAGRYRKMHIPDDPGYYEKFYFTPGDLGFEPIPTSLGRLGVLVCWDQWYPEAARLMALAGADLLIYPTAIGWDPRDGKDEQQRQREAWLTIQRAHAVANGLAVISVNRVGLEEDPSGQSPGALFWGSSFVTGPQGEWIARAGVEDEEVLVTDIDLARSEEVRRIWPFLRDRRIDAYQELTKRYRD
- a CDS encoding peptidylprolyl isomerase, whose amino-acid sequence is MSNANPLIQMETSRGEIILELDAEKAPISVANFVAYARAGHYDGTIFHRVIKGFMIQGGGLTPDMQEKPTGAPIENEARNKLKNKTGTIAMARTAEVDSATAQFFINTEDNKFLDNTGTRPEDFGYAVFGKVVDGMDVVYTIEQQPTTRTAGHDDVPVEPVIITRVTVID